The genomic DNA CTGCGATATCAAAATTCTACAAGAGTAAGTAAATATGGATTGATGCACGCAGGTGTTTATGCCCTGGCGTGCGCACATTCCGGGCTGTTCGATCGGTAACTGTGAGGTCCAATGTGAGATCAAACTGTGAGAAAGGGCCTCTaccctagtggttagagcaggTTCGATtccccgtgggagcgaattaaatggGGCTGGATTAAAATAAAGGTTACTCACTGGTTCCCTTGGTTGGCAACCGACCTGTGGTGGGCAAGGCCCTCGTGTAAGGGGCTAGTCGTGGGTTGGGCCTCAAAGCACGGGTAAAGGCCTATACCACAGGGGGCGGCATCTCCATGTATGAGGGGGGCCAGCTCTCGTGACCTTTCTTGGCCGGGCTCCGGTTGAGCTCTTCTTAGTGAAATACTGTGGGGGCAGTGGTTTTCCCCCACCAgccgagtttttttttccccaaccATTCACTTCTTATCCTTTCAGCCTTAACCTTTCTCCCACTGTTTCGAACCGTCGCCCCGCCATTCTTCCTTCGATTCGTGCTCGCTCGCCCAGCTTCGGTGCGATGGCGGACTCCGACAACCCCAAGCGAGTTATTGAGGTTAGCGCTTATAGGGTTTGTTGGTTTGGGATTATGGTTTTCGGGGTTTGTAttttgggtttttttttgggggggttGGTGGGTGGGGATTAGAGGATGGTCGTGGGGCTGGCCCGGCGGTGGTGATGGGTGCTGGCCGGTGGGGCAAGGCGGCGAGGGTGCCGCCGGCTGGGCAGCGGAGGACGGCCAGTGGGGAGACTGATTGTGGGTTGTGGGTGGCGTGGCTGACGGTGATGGCGGCATGGCGCCACCGGCCGGGCAGGGGTGGGGGCCAGTGATGACGGGGCAGTCCTGGTTCATTGAACCTGGACCGTGTGGTGGAGGCCAGCGGTGATGGAGCAGTTATATGCGCAGGCACTAGTTGAGTCCTTATTTAGTTATATGCCATGTGAATTAATGGATTCAGGTACATTGTTTTCCTCATTTATATGGTATTGCAGTCCTATATAACCTGCTTGATATAAAACTTATTTGCTGTTAACTGCTGATAATATTCACTGAGCTTCCAAATTTTTACGTGGCACTCATTGCTACTTGCCTACTTTATAATTATTGATTATCTTGTCAAGGCATCATAATTTAATCTGTCTGATATTTACTACCCAGGACCCAAATGCAACTATTGATGAGTATGAGGCTGTTATCAAGCAATTAAGGGATGAAAACTCATCACTAAAGGAAAGGTAAATATCAGCAGGTTTAGCTTCTATTTTTCTTGTTACATGGCAACCAACATAGTTACTGTATGTGGATGACCTTTGATGGGATTTAATCAAAGATCGAAGTATCAGATTGATCATATTGTCACTTTCTTACCATACTCCAAGTTGTGCAACTGTTGAGAGAATGACCTTAAAATGTAGCAACAAGTTTGTGTAATTGAGTTAAGGGATTGCTTGCTCAAATGAGGTATAATATCAAGAGTCATGTATAAGAGATTATGATGGTCCACATCCCACATTCAGAAATTAAGACTTAAATCTGACAATGGATTTGTACTATATACCAGTTCTTTTGATCTTTTAGTTAGGAGAGGTATGTACTTTTATGAAAAAGATGAGGGCAATGAGATGCATACCTAGAAGCGCATTTTGAAGGAAAACCTAAGATTTCCATTCAAGTAAGCAACAATGTCTATTTGACCATGATAACTTGGTAGCTGGAACTACCAAACCAGCATGCTTGCAATGTATCAACGATATTACAGTTTACTgagttgcagacttgcagtatGGTGGCTTGTTAATGGTGTTCTTTCCTTAGATTATCAAAGGTGGAAGAATCGATGCAGCAAGAACTGGTGATGGAGCGTGACAAGAATAAGTCTCTGACAGAGAGGGTACGCCCTTCTGTCTTTTCTGCTTGACCTAGAAAAACAAGAGTCTGCCCGCTCTATTGCAGTGAATGCAGGGTTTAGTTTTGTTGCCTGTTAGTGTCTTGAAATGTTCTACCCATCCATCTAAAATGTAGGTTGTTTAGTTTTGTCCTATGTCAAACTTATCTGATTTTGACAAAGTTTATAGAAAAGtatattaacatctataatACCAAATAAAATGCCCTAACAAGTTCCATGGTGGATTTAACGAAACTGATTTGATGCTGCAGATGTTGGTTCATTTTTTCTGTAAACTTGGTCAAAactagagaagtttgacttgaCAAAACTAAGATAACTTATATTTcggtatggagggagtaccacTAGATTCTGTGTTTACATGCCTGAGCCTGACACACGTGCTTGGTAGCCATAGTTTGCTCTTCCACCTTACAATTTACAAATTCATTGTTTATCTGTGTTTGGTCAGTAAGATAACCGACTATCTTTCTATATTACCTAAATCCATGACGTGATCAGTGACTGCTTGCTAGCAGCACCTATGAGTATTTGTGCTTATCGTATCCTTTACTTTGCTCCATAAGAATACATTTTGCTCCTGGGATAATATATTTTGCTCGCCCCTTATCTATTCGTTTTACCTTCCAGGTGGAGGATTTGCAGAGACAACTTGTGTCTGCAACCAAGGAACAAGAAGCACTGATTGACATATTCTCCGAAGAAAGAACCCGTCGAGACCTAGAAGAGGACAGCCTGAAGAAGAAACTGAAGGTGAGTGAACAAACTGTGACAACAGTTCCCTGTGTGGCATGTCGCAGCAACGCCTGACTCTTTTCTTTCTCGTCTCTTATTACATTTCGTTTCAACTTGCATTGTTTCCTCTTTGGCAGGAAGCATCTCTCACCATACAGGACTTGCTGGAGCAACTGAACAACGCCAGGAAAGGCCGCAAATTTTGAGGAAATAAACTAGCAGCATCGCTACCCTTTCACTAACTAGTGGAAGCCGTCGTAGGGGGCAGGGTTCTCCTCCATGGTTTGCTTGCCTCATTGTTGGTTTAGAGTTGAGGATTAGCTACACCATCGTCGTGCACCTGATCGTCGTCTGGATCATCTCGTGTCGTGTACAGCGGACAGCCAAGTAGTAGTGACAACCAAAGGGCACATCATGGTGTACCGGCAGTCAGTGGTTACCCTGAATAAACCCCTTGCTTAGTTATCTCAATTCGTTCTGTTAATATCATTCATGCATGCGTCGAGTCGTTGCCAGTTTCTGTGCGCTAGTGCTGGCTTAGACTTGGTGCATAGTACTTTGTAGCATTGGCCAATTGTGGGTTTGGACGACCAGGTTGCATCTTACAAGTCTTGGATCTCAGCAGCGCACCTTGCATGCGGGCAAGTGTAGGCACGGTAAATGATGCCGAGATCCGTAGTTTACGCTTAGATTTGAAGACGGGTAGTGTATTACAGTGGCTTGAACGTGCTTTGCCTAGGGTATAACAAGGTTAGTAAAGGCCAGATTCGGTCAACGTGCTTctctttgaagtttgaactagTAGTAGTACAAAAAACTAAACCACTGTATAACGTTGATATGGATCTAGAAGAACCGTACGCGTAACTGCCGTAGCATCCAAAAGTCGATAGATAAAAATAGGACActaaaaaaaattaccaaaatgcAAAGCCAAGAACCGGAGCACCTTTCGGTTGCGTAGGAGTTAGCAGAGATTGGCAGAGAATAGTGTTCAATTCTATGTAAATCCCTCTATCCATGATAAGTGAAATCGCCTTGTCCCCTTTTTATTGGCGGGTCCGATGGTTTGTTCAATTCAAGGGCCCAGCAATAAACCATAGAAGCACCAAAATAATGGAACCTATTGATCCCTCATCTCTCGTTGACTCGCTATTACATGAATCGAAACATAGCCAATCGATTACACTGATCCCTCATCTCTCGTTGACTCACTCTTACATGAATCGAAATATAGCCAATCGGTTACACGAAGTGACTCTGAGCTCAAAACAACTTGAATCTGAATGAAAACCATTACCCGAAATAAGACCATGCCAAACTAGCCAACTGGCCGAAGAGACTGCGCGGCAAGCCGGCAACCATAATGCTGGCTCCGCATGAAGACGTTCCAATCAACAAGGAGGCGGATCGGAGCTGCTGTCGAGTCGCAGGAAGAGTAGAGTGGCAGCAACGACATCCGGAGACGCATGGACGCCGGCCGAATACTCCACACGCGCACAGACGAGCTCGCTTGCGATGAGATTCTCGCTTGGCACCGTACGGCCGGTCGTCTTCCTCACAGGGCTGGCTGACACTGGCAATAGTCCGCTTCGGTTTGGATCAACGATGACTCGACGAGCCGAGTCGATGTCGACCTGGATGATGACCACAAGCAAAGCAACGTTGCGTGGCGGTGGATGACAATGTGGGCCAAAGCCTGGGCCTGGGCAACGTCGACATCCTACGTGGCTGGCTGGCTGTGGACCGGACCCACAGCCCCGCAGACACGTGTCCACGTGGATCTCGCGTCCGCGCGCGCAGAGCAGCACGAGCCGTCTGATTGGTTCGGCGAGCATTCTTTCTCTTGGCTTCTTTTGTCTTTGACCGGCACACACTGGTAGTATACTGCTTAGAGTGCTAGGTGCCCTACCCGTCGGAGATTCTATACGGCAATTCTGACTTGTACGCTACTGTGAGTGGCGACGCCCTGGTGGATCAGGATTTTCTGCCTACCACTTCATGTGGTCACGTGTTGTGAGATTCTTTGGAAGTTCACAACCTCCAATCATTGTGAAGCACATCAGATAACATTAACGAAACCTAGACGATGGATGTTTGGTATTATTtccaagacaaaaaaaaaggtattatttttttttctctttccactcttttctagGGCTATTAGACCTTGCTTGATTCATGGTCATGGCACGACAGAAATCACAAATGAGTAGCAGAACTCATGGATGCAGCTAGCAAGGGGAAGAGTAGAGAGTGCTTGTGACAAAATTAAAACACGTCGCTTATGTTGCTTTGGCATGTTAGTCCCTCCGCAACAGTTTAATCTCATCAAAATTTACTTTTGTTAAGAGCAATATATTCCTTGAAAATAACCATTGGAGAAGCAATGGGAGAAGAAAACTTGAAGCCTACTATATATGTTATAGTTATGGTGAGCGTCACTAAATATTAGATCTTCACAACAAGATCTTCACACTTTCAACAGATTTATGTGTTAAAAAGATAGTAATAAAGTTCATATTCTTCAAAATACTCAAAAACCataaaattaatagaaaatACTTTGCACACGATGTCAAAGTAGTAAATTATTTGGTATCTTCTCCGTTTATACAATGTAAGAGCAGTAGTAGACAAAAATATCACCTTGCAGACTTACATCCAGTGGGCTACATGTCGCTCTCCAAGTTACCATTAACATCCTTATCACAGCATGGATAATTTGATACAACAATTATACACAAATCCTTGATGGCAATTGTCTCCACGCAACCGCATCCAGCGAGGCGACCACGCAAGCAAACACCCCCCCGAGCTCAAACCATAAATAACGCCCCGAGGCGGTAACCACTCCAACGCCACAGCCGCCAAAAAAATATCCTACCAGTCAACAGTACCatggctcgccgccgcctccgcctcctcgccagcgccgccctcctcctcgtcgccgtcttcTCCGCCGCGGCGCTCTGCTCGGCGGAGCCGGacgacgcctccgccgccgcggaggaccCGCTCATCGAGCAGGTGGTaggggacggcgcggcggacgaCGAGCTGGAGATGGAGCTGAACGCGGAGGCGCACTTCGCCAGCTTCGTCCGCCGGTTCGGCAAGTCCTaccgcgacgacggcgagcgcgcGCACCGGATGTCCGTGTTCAAGGCCAacctccgccgcgcgcggcgccacCAGCGGCTCGACCCCACGGCCGTCCACGGGGTCACCCAGTTCTCCGACCTCACCCCCGACGAGTTCCGCCGCCAGTTCCTCGgcctccgccgctcctccgcccgCGACCTGCTCAAGGGGTCGTCGGCGCACCAGGCGCCCATCCTCCCCACCGACGGCCTCCCGACCGACTTCGACTGGCGCGAGCACGGCGCCGTCGGACCCGTCAAGAACCAGGTCCGCTGCCGGCGGCCTAGTTTTGTTTctatctttctctttctctctgcGGGATTCAATCCAATTGATTGGATTCGATCGATAGGCATAGGTCGTCGATTTGATTTGGCTTGATCTGGATTTCTTTGGATGCAGGGCTCGTGCGGGTCGTGCTGGTCCTTCAGCGCGTCGGGGGCGCTGGAGGGGGCGCACTACCTCGCCACCGGCAAGCTCGAGGTGCTCAGCGAGCAGCAGATGGTCGACTGCGATCACGAGGTATCCAC from Setaria italica strain Yugu1 chromosome VII, Setaria_italica_v2.0, whole genome shotgun sequence includes the following:
- the LOC101776544 gene encoding cysteine proteinase 1, encoding MARRRLRLLASAALLLVAVFSAAALCSAEPDDASAAAEDPLIEQVVGDGAADDELEMELNAEAHFASFVRRFGKSYRDDGERAHRMSVFKANLRRARRHQRLDPTAVHGVTQFSDLTPDEFRRQFLGLRRSSARDLLKGSSAHQAPILPTDGLPTDFDWREHGAVGPVKNQGSCGSCWSFSASGALEGAHYLATGKLEVLSEQQMVDCDHECDPSEPRSCDAGCNGGLMTTAFSYLQKSGGLESEKDYPYAGTGGTCKFDKSKIVAQVKNFSVVSVDEDQIAANLVKHGPLAIGINAIFMQTYIGGVSCPYICGRHLDHGVLLVGYGSAGYAPIRFKEKPYWIIKNSWGENWGENGYYKLCRGPFVKNKCGVDSMVSTVTAIHPSKKE